In Actinoplanes lobatus, the DNA window GGGTGGCCGGCTGCCCCGTTCCACCCGTCTCACCGGCGGCGCGTTCCTGGCCGGGGCCCTGCTCGTCTACCTGGCCCTGCTGGCGCCACCGTCCTGGTCGCTGCCCTGGAACATCCCGGCCTTCGCCCTGATCCTGCTGGTCAACACCCTCCCGTGGCGGCATGGCACCCCGTCCCTGCCCACCCCGCGCCCGGGCCGCGCCTCCCGCCCCGCGGCGATCCCTCTCCCACGCGGCGGCTGATCCACGGAGCCTGGCCCGCGATCTCAGCCCGGCGGGCGCGGCACGGGCTTGAATGGCACCCGGCTCGCGGTGCGCTACGGGACTGCCATTGTTCGTCGAGGGCTGGCACTCTCGTACGAAATCGTGGGTTTTAAGGGCAGTTGACCCATTCTTCGGTGCCGTCGTGGAAGACCTGGCGTTTCCAGATCGGCAGGCGGGCCTTGGCCTCGTCGACCAGGCGGGCGCACGCGGCGAAAGCGGCCGCGCGATGCGCGGTGCTGACCGAGGCGACCAGGGCGACGTCGCCGATCTGGAGGGTTCCGATGCGGTGTGAGACGGCCACCGCGTAGACCGCCGGGTCAGCGGCGATCTCTGACGCCACCTCGCGGAGGATGGCGGCGGCGGTGGGGTGACCCTCGTACTCCAGGAGGGTGACGCCGCGACCGTGGTCATGATCGCGGACCACGCCCTGGAACGAGACCACCGCACCGGCCCGGGGGTCGGCGACGTCGGCCTCGTGAGCGGCCAGATCGAGCGGTGCGTCGATCACCTCGGCCCGGATGACGCCGGCGCCGGTCTCGGTGGGGTTCTCGGTGGTCACGGGCGCTCCCCGGGCGTCAGCGGAAGGGGCAGGAATCCGATGGTGTCGCCGGCGGCGGCCTGGGTGCCGGGGCGGACGACGGCGAAGCCGTGGGAGTTGGCGAGGCCGCGCAGCATGGCCGAGCCGACGTGGCCGACCGGGGTGGCGGTCCGGCCGGTGGTGTCGAGCGCGGCGAGGGCCAGGTGGGTGAAGTCGCCGCGGCCGGCGATCCTCGTGCCCGCGGTGACCTGCGGCAGTGGGGGCAGATCGCGGCCGCGCAGGCCGGCCAGCAGCGGCGCGACCAGGGTGACCAGGGCGATGATCGCGGATTGCGGGTTTCCGGGGAGGCCGGCGAGGAAGCGCGGGCGTCCGTCCGGGCCGGGCACCCGGGCCAGGAGCATCGGGAAGCCGGGGCGCACCGCGACGGTGTTGACGATGTACTCGGCGCCCAGCTCGGCGAGGGCGGGGTGCAGGTGGTCGACCGGGCCGTGCATGGTGCCGCCGGTGGTGCAGACCAGGTCGGCGGTGTCGAGGGCGGACCGGATGGCGTCGAGGTGTGCGTCGAGCGTGTCCTTGACCGGGCCGGTGACCGTGCCCACTCCTGCGCCGTAACGGCGCAGCCAGGACGGCACCTGCGGGCCGAGCGAGTCGCGGACCCGGCCGTTGCCGGGCGGGCCCGCGGTGAGCAGTTCGTCGCCGAAGACCAGGAGTGCGGCGCGCGGGACCGGGCGGACCTGGAGGGTCTCGTAGCCGCAGGTGGCGGCGACACCGATGACCGCCGGGTCGATCGCCGTGCCGGCGGGTAGCAACTCCTCGCCGCGGTGCGCCTCCTCGCCGGGCAGGCGCCAGTCGGGGACGGCCCTCGGTTCGCCGGTGACCCGGCCGTCCGGGCCGGTTGCCGAGTCCTCGATCCGGACCAGGGCGGTGGCGCCCTCCGGCACCATGGCGCCGGTGGCGATCTCGACGCAGTCGCCGTCCGTGGTGAGCGGGGGCGGGGTGCCGCCGGCCAGGACCCGGCCGACCGGGCGCCAGGGCGCCGGACCGCGGACCGCCCAACCGTCGATGCTCGAGGTGGGGAAGGCCGGCAGGTCGGTGAGGGCGCGCAGCGGCTCGGCCAGGGTCCGGCCGTCGGCCTCGCCCAGCGGAATCTCCTCGGCGCCGCCCGCCGCGGCCTGCCCCGCCGCGAAGGCGAGGGCTCGGGCCAGTTCCCAGTCCACAGGGGTCGACTCGGTCACCGGCGAAGCCTATCGCTCAGTGGTCGCCGCCCCGGAGTTGGTCCGGATCTGGTTCGAAGCGTCAGTGGTCGCCGCCCCGGATCTGGTCCACGGTGTGCGCGAGCAGCGGCCCGAGCACGGCCAGCCCGTCCTTGGCGCCGCCGGTCGAGCCGGGGAGATTCACGATCAGGGTGCGGCCGGCCACCCCGGCGAGCCCGCGGGAGAGAGCGGCGGCGGGGACCCGGTCGCGGCTGTGGGCGCGGATCGCCTCGGCGATGCCGGGGATCTCGAAGTCGAGCAGCCCGCGGGTGGCCTCCGGCGTGCGGTCGGTTGGTGTTACGCCGGTTCCGCCGCTGGTCAGGACCACGTCGACGCCGTCGGCGACGGCGGTGCGAAGCGCTTCGGCGACCGGGTCACCGTCCGGTACGACAACCGGCTCGCCCACCTCGCAGCCGAGCTCGCGCAGCCCGGTGACGAGCCGGGGGCCGCTGGTGTCGGCGTAGACCCCGGCCGCGGCCCGGTTGGAGGCGACGATCACGCGGGCCCGGATGGTCACGGCCGGTCCTCCGGGCGGATCCACTCGCCGGTCTTGCCGCCCTCTTTGCGCAGCACCCGGACCGATTCGATGCTGGCCGCCGGGTCCACCGCCTTGATCATGTCGATGAGCGCGAGGCCGGCCGTGGCGACGGCGGTGAGCGCTTCCATCTCGACGCCGGTCCGGTCGGCGGTCTTGGTGATCGCGGTGATCTCGACCGTGGTGGCGGTGGGCTCCAGTTCGACCTTCACGCCGTGCAACCCGATCGGGTGGCAGAGCGGAATCAGGTCGGGTGTCCGCTTCGCGCCCATGATCCCGGCCAGCCGGGCCACCGCGAGCGCGTCGCCCTTGGGCAGGCCGTCACGGCGCAGCAGGTCGATGACCTCAGCGGTGGTACGGACCCGGCCGGCCGCGACGGCACGGCGGTCGCTCACGGTTTTGCCGGAAACGTCGACCATCCGGGCGGCGCCGGTCTCGTCAACGTGGGTGAGTTGGCTTTCCTGGGGCATACCGGAAGCCTAGTTCGTTTGCCCTTCACATCTTGTCCACACTGCTCAGGGGGCATCTAGGTGGTAACGAAATAGAATTCGTCACGGCTGGACGATGCGATTCTCATCGCAATGAGTTTCCATTCAGAAACTGTCCGTGATGGCGTGGCAGGCTATTGCCGCATACTGCGCATACCGACACGATCTGCTGGAAATCAGCGTTACACGCGCCTAACTTATCCCCTGTCAGGACGACAGCGGACAAAGTGGAGGAAACGCCATGTACGGCGAAAAAGAGTGGGGCTGAAAATCGCGTAATGCGCGGACAGACGCTTATCAATTAGGTTGAGCCTTGAGCGACGATCCGGTCGCGCTCGGCTACGACAAGGAATCGATGACTCGCACACGAGGCGACGAAAACGTGACCGATCAGCGGCTTCGGCTGCTCATCGGTCTCGTCGTCGTTCTGGGGGTCTGCGCCACCGCGGGCTTCCTGGCGTACGCGCTGAGCCTCCCCGGCCCACCCCCGCACCCACTGGTCCTGGCCGTCTTCGGCGCCGGCCTGATCATCGCCAACCGGGTCCGGGTGCACGTCCGCGTCAAGTCCAACGTCGACAGCAACACCTGGGGCGAGGTCCCGGTCCTGATCGGACTGACGCTGATCCCGGCGCCCTGGGTGGTGTTCTGCACGATTGCCGCGATCACCGTGATCCGCTGCCTGAGCTGGCTCGGGCCGCAGAAGACCGCGTTCGGCATCGCCAAGGGCGCGCTCACCACCGGTGCGGCGGCGGCCGTCTTCCTGTTCTTCGACGTCCAGCCGGATCTGGTCCGGCCACCCTTCCCGATGCTCCCGATCGTGGCGGCGCTGATCGCCTTCATCGTGGTCGACCACCTCGCCTTCGTACCGGTGCTGTCGGTCGCGACCGGCGGCAGCCTGTGGCAGGTCGCGCTGCACGACTGGACCACCAAGCTCATCCTGCATCTCGGTGAGCTGGCGGCCACCCTGATCGTCGTCGGCGTGCTGGCCACCGGCACGAACCCGCTGCTCCTGCTGGTCGTCCCACTCGTTGTGGTGTGCATGCACCTGTGGCAGTCCCGCAGCGTCCGGACCCGGGAGGAACGGGAGTCGTGGCAGCGTCTGGCCAAGGCGACCGACGAGCTCAACGCGGTGGACCTCACCCAGGTGCTGCACTCGGCGACGACGCGGGCCGCGCAGATCTTCTCGGCGGTGGAGGCGGCCATCGACCTGGCCGCCCGGACCGTACGCGCCACCGAGACACACGTCCTCGCCGACGGCCCGCTGCTGGTCACCACACCTTCGCCGCCCGACGAGACCACCGTCGACCTGGTGGCGCACGACGGCAGCGTCCGGGTCGGGGTGCTGCGCCTGCGGTTCGGCGGGACGGTCCGGCTCACCGAGGTCGAGCAGTACAAGCTGCGTACCTTCGCGTCGGCGGTGTGCACCGCCATCCGGAACGCCCAGGCGTACGCCGAACTGGCCCGCATCGCCGCGGAGAACGCGCATGCCGCCGCACACGACCCGCTCACCGGCCTGGCCAACCGCCGCCGGCTGTACGAACACGCCGACCGTCTCTTCCGGTCCACCGCCCACACCGGCCTCTTCGCCCTGCTGCTGATCGACCTGAACCACTTCAAGGAGGTCAACGACACGCTCGGGCACGCCGCCGGCGACGAGGTGCTGCGCCAGGTGGCCGGCCGGCTGCGGGACGCGGCCGCCCCCGGTGACCTGGTCGCCCGGCTCGGCGGTGACGAGTTCGCGGTGCTGCTCACCGCTCTGCCGACGCCCGCGCTGGCCGGGCACCGGGCCACCGGCATGCTCGCCGCCCTGGACGCCGGCATCGAGGTCGAGGGCATGCAGCTGACCGTCGAGGCGGCCGGCGGCATCGCCCTGGCCGCCGGCACCGGCAGCGTCGAGGAGCTGATGCGCCGCGCCGACATCGCCATGTACCAGGCGAAACGCGCCGGCGAACCGACCTTCGTCTACGCCCACTCCCGGGACACCGCCGACCTGGACCGGCTGGTGCTCACCGGCGAGTTGCGGCGCGCGGTGGCCGAGCACGAGTTCACCGTCGACTTCCAGCCGATCGTCGACCTGGGCAGCGGCGAGGTGGTCGCGGCCGAGGCGCTGGCCCGGTGGCGGCACCCCCAGCAGGGCAATCTCACTCCGGTGCAGTTCCTCGAGACGGTCGAACGGTCCGGGCAGCTGCCGGCGTTCGCCGACGCGGTGCTGGAGCAGTCGCTGCTCGCCCTCCAGACCTGGCGGGAGGCGGGCTTCGACCTGCCGGTCGCCGTGAACGTGTCGCCGCGCAGCCTGCTCGACCCGAAATTCCCGGCGGCCGTGCTGACCCGGCTGTCCCGGCACGACGTCCCGGCGAACCGGCTGGTCCTCGAACTCACCGAGACCCTCACCGTGAGTCAGCTCGACGTGGTCGAACGAACCCTCGCCGAGCTGCGCAACGCCGGTGTCAAGCTGGCCATCGACGACTTCGGCACCGGTGTCTCGTCGCTCTCCGTGCTCTCCCGGATCCCGGTGCACCAACTCAAGATCGACCGGGAGTTCGTGGCCGGGGTGGAGACCTCGGCGGAGGCGGCCGCCGTCATCCGCACCACCGTCGACCTGGCCCGCAACCTGCACCTCACGGTCGTCGCCGAAGGCGTCGAGAGCGAACCGCAACGGCACGCCCTCTGGCAGCTCGGCTGCACGGCCGGGCAGGGACACCTGTTCGCCCGGCCGTACTCGGCGGTCCGATTCCTCAGCGTCCTGCGGCGCGGCTCGGGCGGACGGCCGGGCGTGCTGGCGGTGGCACTGCACGACGGGGGTTCGGTGGTCCGGCTGCCTGTGCGCCGTCTGCCAAACTTGCCCGCGTGACCAAGCCGTCCGATCGGGCCGTCGATCTGCTCCTCTACACGATCTCCGCGGTCTTCGCGCTGGTCACCGCCCTCACGTCGACGCTGCTGCCACACCGGGCGTGGGGCGCGATCGCCGCCTGCGGCTATCTGGCCGCGGCACTGCTCGTGTACGTGGTGGGCCGTCGCGACATCCTGACCTGGGCCACCTGGGGAGCGGTGGCGATGCTTCCGCTCGTCGTGCAGGCGGCGCAGCGGGCCGGTGGGCGTACCGACCGGGCCCAGGAGGAGGTGGTCGTCGTCGAGCACATGGGTGAATCGCTGCTGCACACCGGCACGCCCTACCTGAGCCGCGCCGAGATCGCCGCCATCCCGCTCGACGAACGCCTGCTCGGCTACCGCCCCTACCAACCCGGCATGTCCCTCTTCGGGCTGCCCCGGGCCATCGCGGGTGATCACTGGTGGACCGACGCCCGCATCTGGTTCGCGATCGTCACGGTGGCCGCGCTGGTTGCCGCCGTCACCCTTCTGCGTCCGTCAAACCCCTCGATCGTACGGGCGATGCAGGCGGCCACCGTCCTGCCCGTGACGGCGCTGACCCTCGCCACCGGTGGGGACGACATCCCCGTACTGGCGCTGTGCCTGCTGGCCCTGGCCCTGTTCGCGAGCGGCCGCCCCGGATGGGCCGGAGTCGCCGTCGGCGCGGCCGCCGGGCTCAAACTCTTCGCGCTCCCCGTGGTGGCCGTCCTCGCGGCGCTGTCCATCGCCACCGGCACCTGGCGGCGCCTGCTGCCCGGCGCCCTCGGCATCCCGGTGCTCGCCGTGCTCCCGCCCCTGCTGGTGAACCCCGACGCCCTCATCGAGAACGTCTTCCGCTTCACCCTCGGACACGGCCTCGTGACGAGCCCCGCACAGTCCCCGTTCCCCGGGTACCTGATCTCCCAGGCGGTTCCCGGCGGCCGCTACATCGCCGCCGGGCTGCTCGTGGCCGCGGCCGCCGTCATCGGGGTGCTCCTGGTGCGCCGCCCACCGCGTACCGCTGCCACCGCCGCCCTCTTCTGCGGATACGGGCTTCTCGCCGCGATCCTGTTGATGCCCACGACACGGTTCGGCTACCTGCTCTACCCGGTCGCCCTACTGCTCTGGGCGCCCGCCCTGCGGATGTTCTCCGGTCGCACTCAGCAAGCACACAGCTTCTTCCGCCCCACGGCATGACACAGCCTTGTACCGTCATTGAAATGCATATGACCTGTCCCAAGTGTCACGGCGAGATGCGGGTCTACGAGCGCAGCGGCGTCACGATCGACCAGTGCACCGAGTGCCGCGGAATCTTCCTGGACCGTGGCGAGCTCGAGAAGCTCTTCGCGGCCGAAGCCACCTACAACAACCGGCCCGGCACCGGAGCGCCGGTTCCCCCGCCGCCCCCGCCGCCGGCCCACCACCAGCCGGGTTACGCGCCGCCTCCGCCGCAGCCCGCCTACGGCGCGCCGGCCGCCCACTACCCGCCCGCCGCGCCGATGTACGGGCACCGGGGCCACTACCGGCGCGCCCACCACGGCCACTACCGCCGGCGCGGCTTCTTGCACGACCTCTTCGACTGAGCTGGGCTAGCTTTGCTGCGCTTCGCTCCGCGGCAAAACGCTGGGCTAGCTTTGCTGCGCTTCGCTCCGCGGCAAAACGCCTTGTAACCGGTGTCGAGGCAGGCGATTTCCCGCCGCAGCACACCCCGCTGCGTCGGCAAATCGCTTGCCTCGACACCGGCGGCGTTTTGCGGGGACGTTGAGTGCACCGCCGTCCAGCTTGGGGTGACCGCTCCGCGGCTGGACGGGTATTGGCGTGCCTCGCTGTGCGGGTTGTGCCACGGTGAGGGTTATGTCTGGTGATCGGCCCGTGGATGTGGCGGCGCGGCTTGTGCGGGAGCGGTTTTCGGGGGCGCTTGCGGCCTTTCTCGGGGGGAGCGCGCCTACCGGGCGACGGACGCCGTGGTCGGATCTGGACATCGTCGTGGTTCTGGACGGGCCGCCCGCCCCGTTTCGGGAGACGCTGCGGTTCGAGGGCTGGATCGTCGAGCTGTTCGTGCAGACGGAGACCTCGATCGAGTACTACTGGGGTGTCGATGCCGAGCGGCGGCGTACTCCACTGCTGCGGATGGTGGCCGACGGCGTGATCCTGGCCGGTGGTGACGGCGCGGCGCCGGCCTTCCAGGAGCGGGCCGTCGCACTGCTGGCGGCCGGTCCTGCGGCGCCGGACGCCGAGACGGTCGACTATCAGCGGTACCTGTTGACCGATCTGGTGGACGATCTGCGCGGCTGTACCGACCCGGTGGAACTCGCCTATCTGGCGGCGACCCTGATGCTGGCGGCCTCCGACTTCCTTCTCCTGGCCGGGAATCGGTGGTCAGCGCGGGGCAAGTGGCTGCCCCGGCGCATCGGCGAGGTGGACCCGGACCTTCCCGGACGACTCGTGGCCGGCCAGCGGGCGGTGGTCGTAGACGGCGACCGGGAGCCGCTCATCGCCGCCGTGCTGGCTGTCCTCGACTCCGCGGGCGGACCTCTTCAAGAAGGTTTCATGCTGTCCGGCAAAGATCCCGGCCGAAACTCAGAGTGACTGCTCGGAAGCGCCGCGGCTCCATATTGCGCGTTTTGCCCCGCAAGAACTCATCGATTTTTGCTCGCTGAATTGCCAGCACGGTGGCGTTCATCACTCATAGTAATTACAAGACGGAGTCATTTCGCTACTTAAGAGTGAACTATTTCGATAGGCTTCTCTTTTCGTGTGCGTTACGAAGTTACTGGAATACGCAACGTCGCGGATCTTGGGTATTGTCTCCTCGCCCCCCACTGTCGCGGCGAACGGAGGAAGAACCGTGACTGGAATCACCGATCACTCCCTGCGGAACGACCTGGAAGACGTCTACGGCCGGTATGAGGAGATGCGTTCCGGAGTGGACGAGCTCCAGCGCAGCCTGGCCACCATGCAGGTGAGCGCCGAATCCGAGGACGGCGTCGTCCACGCCACCGTCGATGCGGACGGCCGGCTCGTCGACCTCCGCCTCGACCAGCAGGCCTGCCGGGATTGGAACGTGGAAACCCTGGCTCGCGTCATCGTGGAAACAGTCCAGCACGCCTCTGCTGGCACATCACGCGAGATCGAAAGTCTGGTGACCAATCACCGCAGCCCGGACAGCGAGGACTAATAGCACCCCCGGCCCCCAGAAGCGCGGCGCACGTCTCCACCCCGGACGAATTACGCGCCGCGCCCGGCCACTTTCTTCTTCGGGCGGCACTACGCCGTACCGAGGAAAATGTCGTTTTTAGATCGCCATGTCGATGAAGCGCGACAGGTGCAGCTGAGCGGCCACCGTCACGGTGTCGGTGGGGCCGTTACGGTGCTTGGCCACGATGAAGTCGGCCTCGCCCGCGCGTGGCGACTCCTTGTCGTAGTAGTCGTCACGGTGCAGCAGGATGACCACGTCGGCGTCCTGCTCGATCGAGCCGGACTCACGCAGGTCGGACAGCTGGGGCCGCTTGTCGGTGCGCTGCTCGGGGCCACGGTTCAGCTGGCTGACCGCGATCACCGGACACTCGATCTCCTTGGCCAGCAGCTTCAGGCCACGGGAGAGCTCCGAGACCTCCTGCTGACGGCTCTCGGTCTTCTTCGGCGAGGACATCAGCTGGAGATAGTCGATCACCAGGAGGCGCAGGTTGTGGCGCTGCTTGAGGCGGCGCGCCTTGGCCCGGATCTCCATGAGGTTCATGTTCGGCGTGTCGTCCACGAAGATCGGCGCCTGACTGATCTCGCCCATCCGGCGGGCCAGCTTGGTCCAGTCGTCGTCGGAGAGCTGGCCGGAACGCAGCGTGTGCAGCGGCACCCGCGCCTCGGCGGAGAGCAGGCGCATCACCATCTCGATCTTGCTCATTTCGAGCGAGAAGATGGCGCTGGCGTGACCGTGCTGGATCGCGGCGTTGCGGGCGAAGTCCATGCTCGCGGTCGACTTACCGAGACCGGGACGACCGGCCACGATGATCAGCTGGCCGGCGTGCAGGCCGTTGAGGAGGCGGTCGAGGTCCTGGAAGCCGGTGGGCACACCGGTCATCACGCCACCGGAGGCGCCGACCGCCTCGATCTCGTCGAGGGTGGGCTGGAGCATGTCGCCGAGGGCCGCGAAATCCTCGCTGACCCGCTTTTCGGTCACGTCGTAGATGGCCTGCTGGGCCAGGTCGACGATGTCGTCCACGTCGCGGCCGCCGTGGCCGTTCGCGCCGTAGCCCAGCTGGACGATCTTGGTGCCGGCCTCGACGAGGCGGCGGAGGATGGCCCGCTCGGAGACGATCCGGGCGTAGTAGGCCGCGTTTGCCGCGGTGGGGACGCTCTCGATCAGGGTGTGCAGGTACGGCACACCGCCGATGCGCTGGAGGTCACCGGAGTCGGCGAGGGCCGCCGCGACGGTCAGGGCGTCGGCCGGCTCGCCCCGCCCGTACAGATCGAGGATGACGTCGTAGATCGTCGCGTGGACCGGGCGGTAGAAGTCGGTGACCTTGAGGATCTCCACGACGTCCGCGATCGCGTCCTTGGAGAGCAGCATGCCGCCCAGGACACCCTGCTCGGCCGCCACGTCCTGGGGTGGGGCCTTGTCGTAGCCGCCACCACCGTCCTGTGGCCCCTTGCCGTTCCCGCCGCCGCCCCCGTTGAAGGAGCCGCCACCGCCCTGGGACGGCGGCCGCGACTCCGGCCTCGCGTCGTCGGTGATCGACACCCCGGACTCCCCCTCCACTCGGCCATGGCCGCTCTCACGATCGAACCGCCTCGGTACATCCCTTTCGACTGATCCGGCACCGGATTCAGTGGTTCGCTCCGATCAAAGTCAGCACGTGAGGCTGGACCACTGTACGAATCACCGACCCGCCCGCCCAACTGCTCCGGTGGACGAGTCTCTGGACAACCTGTGGACAGCCCCGGCGACTCCTGTGGGTAGCCCTGTGCACACCATGTGGATAACTCTCGGGTGCGACGAACCCGAGCAGGGGATTTGCTGTTCTGACCTGTGGAGGGCAGAAAAGGTTCTGGATCTGCGGAAATACCGGCTCGGGTGAGCAAGCCGTCGCACTGAGGCGTTGCGGTTCCGTCTCAGGCACGTCACCCTTTCCAGGTGGACCAACGGGAGTGGGACTACGGCACCCGCATGTCGCGCAGTCGGCGCGCTGCGGGGTCTTGGCCCACCCGGGAACCGGAGATCGCGGAGCCGGAGCCCCGTTGGGCCTCTCTGACCGACACCGGCAGCATGGCTCCCAGCGACGAGGCACTGACCTGGCAGCAGCGCGCCGACGACTGGGCGCAGCAGGCCGAGATCGAGCCCTACCAGGGTGGCGGCGGCCAGGCCGTGGAGCCGGCCAACCGCTGGTCCTCCGAGGTGACCTCCACCGGGCGGCCGACCTTCCCGGCCGACGGCGTCGGCTGGCGCACCGAGACCGCCGAGTGGCGGGCCACCGGGGCGCGCTGGCGGCAGACCACCGAGTGGCGGTCGTCCACCGGGTCGCACGTGTGGCGTTCCACCACCGAGAGCTGGCAGGACGAGGAGGAGCAGCGGGCCGCCGCGGAGCGGGAGAAACCCTCCATACCCGGCACGGCGTGGCCCACCCCCGAGTTGGAGGCCGAGACGCCGTCCTGGCGCCGGAGCGACCCCGACACGTCCTCGTCCTGGCGGCGGAGCGATCCGGACACGTCGTCGTCCTGGCGGCGCACCGACGGCCCCGCCGTGACCAGCCCGGTCGAGCAGACCTGGTCGAAGAGCAACCCGTCGTGGCAGCAGCCGTCGGCACAGCAGCCGTCGACTCAGACGCCGAGCTGGCAGCAGCCGCAACAGCCGCAGACGCCGAGCTGGCAGCAGCCCTCCGCCGCGGCACCGTCGTGGCAGCAGCCGCAGCAGCCGCAGCAGACGCAGCAGACGCCGTCCTGGCAGCAGCCGTCCACGCAGACCCCGTCCTGGAAGGAACCCCAGCAGACCCCGTCCTGGCAGCAGCCCTCCGCCCAGCTGCCGTCCCGCCGACGGGAGACGGAGACCGGGGCCCCGTCCTGGAACCGTTCCGACAACCCGCCGCCGGGGGAGAACACCACCGGCATACCCCGCTGGGAGCGGACCGAGGCGCCCGGCTGGCAGCGTTCGGCCGCCGAGGACGCGCGTCACCTGGTCCGTGAGGACGACCGGGCGGCGTGGCGCCGCGAGGCGGACTACACCGAGCGGCCCACCCGGGTCGGCCGCCGCCGTGCCGCCGAGAGCGGCGGCGCCCCGGCCGGTGGCACCGGCTGGACGAGCGGTGCCGACACCGACAACTGGGCCGGCCACACCGACACCGGCAGCATCCCCGTCGTCTCCGACCAGGCGCTCTCCCCGGACGCGACCACCTGGGGCGCCCGGTCCGCCCCGCCGTCGCGCCGTGAACGCGGGCGGTATGCCGAACCCCCGCCGCCACCGCCGGAGCAGCCGCCGGCCCAGCGTGGCCAGCCGGAGCCCCGGCCGGGCAAGCCGCGCTACAACGCCAACCCGACGAACTGGCGCGAGGACACCGCCTCCTGGGACGCGGAGCAGGACACCAGCAACTGGACCCGGGATCCGGACACCGGCCAGTGGAGCCGTGCGGAGGACGACCCACGGGTCCTCGCCTGGCGGGCCGAGGCGGCTCGTCGCGAGTCGACGAAGCCGGACGAGCCGGGCGGTGACGGCGGGCGTCGCCCGCGGCGTGCGGAACCGGTCGGTGGGGTGCCCGGCGGGCCGCTGCCGAGCAGCTCCGTCCCCGGCCCCTCGGAGACCGGTGCGACCTGGCCGACGAGCGCCATGCCCGGCAGCCGTCCACGGAGCGCCCTGCCCGGGCCGATAAGCCCGGTCGACGACACTCAGGCGGGCCGGCGGCGGCGCGCCGAGGAGCAGACGTACCCCACCGGCAGTGCGGGCCGCCGGCGGGCGCCCGAGCCGCCCATGGCCGAGCCGATCGGTCCGGCGGCGCGGCGGGCCCCGCAGGAGCCCCGGCGTGAACCCGACGACTATCCACCGCCCGGTGGCCGGCCGGGTCCGCGGCCGCCGCAGTGGTCGGATCCCGGTGGACAGGCGCCGCGCCGGTCCGCGTACCGGGACGAGCCCTACGGGGGCGGCCGGCGTGAACTCCCGGCCGGCAGCTCGGGGCCGTCCTACCCACAGCCGGGGCCGGGTTATCCACAGCGCTCGGAGCCGTCGTACCCGCAGCAGTCCGGGCCGTCCTGGTCCGAGCCGTCGCGCCCGGAGCCCTCACGCCCGGAGCAGCCGTCCTGGTCCGAGCCGTCGCGCCCGGAGCCCTCGCGCCCGGACCAGCCGTCCTGGTCCGACCCGTCGTGGTCGGTGCAGGAGCAGCCGCAGCGCGGCCTTCCGCCGCGCGGCTCAGCGCCGCAGCAACGGCCCTACGGCACCCCGGCGGGCGCGCTTCCGGCCGGGCCGTCCGCCCCGGAGCAGCCCACCTACGGGGGTACGCCACGCGAGCTGCCGCCCGGCCGTTCCGGGTACGGCAGCCCGGCCGCCGAGTCGACGTCGAGCGGGCTGTCCTGGCTCGAGCAGGAACGTCAGCGGCTCCAGGAACCCCAGGGCCCGGCGTACGGCGGTGCCGGCGGCCCGTCCTGGCTGGACCAGGAACGGCAGCAGCGGTCACCCAGCGCCCCGACCTCCAGCGGCCCGTCCTGGCTGGACCAGGAACGCCAGCAGCGATCAGCCAGCGCCCCGACCTCCAGCGGCCCCGCCTGGCTGGACCAGGAACGCCAGCAGCGGTCACCCAGCGCCCCGACCTCCAGCGGCCCCGCCTGGCTGGAGCAGGAACGGCAGCGGCCGGCCCAGCAGGGACCGACCTACGGCAGCGCCCGCGCCCTGCCGGCCGGCAGTGACGCCGGGTCACGCTGGACCGATCCCGCCGGGACCGGCGGCCCC includes these proteins:
- a CDS encoding YbaB/EbfC family nucleoid-associated protein, producing MTGITDHSLRNDLEDVYGRYEEMRSGVDELQRSLATMQVSAESEDGVVHATVDADGRLVDLRLDQQACRDWNVETLARVIVETVQHASAGTSREIESLVTNHRSPDSED
- the dnaB gene encoding replicative DNA helicase, producing the protein MSITDDARPESRPPSQGGGGSFNGGGGGNGKGPQDGGGGYDKAPPQDVAAEQGVLGGMLLSKDAIADVVEILKVTDFYRPVHATIYDVILDLYGRGEPADALTVAAALADSGDLQRIGGVPYLHTLIESVPTAANAAYYARIVSERAILRRLVEAGTKIVQLGYGANGHGGRDVDDIVDLAQQAIYDVTEKRVSEDFAALGDMLQPTLDEIEAVGASGGVMTGVPTGFQDLDRLLNGLHAGQLIIVAGRPGLGKSTASMDFARNAAIQHGHASAIFSLEMSKIEMVMRLLSAEARVPLHTLRSGQLSDDDWTKLARRMGEISQAPIFVDDTPNMNLMEIRAKARRLKQRHNLRLLVIDYLQLMSSPKKTESRQQEVSELSRGLKLLAKEIECPVIAVSQLNRGPEQRTDKRPQLSDLRESGSIEQDADVVILLHRDDYYDKESPRAGEADFIVAKHRNGPTDTVTVAAQLHLSRFIDMAI
- a CDS encoding nucleotidyltransferase domain-containing protein translates to MSGDRPVDVAARLVRERFSGALAAFLGGSAPTGRRTPWSDLDIVVVLDGPPAPFRETLRFEGWIVELFVQTETSIEYYWGVDAERRRTPLLRMVADGVILAGGDGAAPAFQERAVALLAAGPAAPDAETVDYQRYLLTDLVDDLRGCTDPVELAYLAATLMLAASDFLLLAGNRWSARGKWLPRRIGEVDPDLPGRLVAGQRAVVVDGDREPLIAAVLAVLDSAGGPLQEGFMLSGKDPGRNSE
- a CDS encoding glycosyltransferase 87 family protein, which produces MTKPSDRAVDLLLYTISAVFALVTALTSTLLPHRAWGAIAACGYLAAALLVYVVGRRDILTWATWGAVAMLPLVVQAAQRAGGRTDRAQEEVVVVEHMGESLLHTGTPYLSRAEIAAIPLDERLLGYRPYQPGMSLFGLPRAIAGDHWWTDARIWFAIVTVAALVAAVTLLRPSNPSIVRAMQAATVLPVTALTLATGGDDIPVLALCLLALALFASGRPGWAGVAVGAAAGLKLFALPVVAVLAALSIATGTWRRLLPGALGIPVLAVLPPLLVNPDALIENVFRFTLGHGLVTSPAQSPFPGYLISQAVPGGRYIAAGLLVAAAAVIGVLLVRRPPRTAATAALFCGYGLLAAILLMPTTRFGYLLYPVALLLWAPALRMFSGRTQQAHSFFRPTA
- a CDS encoding TFIIB-type zinc ribbon-containing protein, encoding MHMTCPKCHGEMRVYERSGVTIDQCTECRGIFLDRGELEKLFAAEATYNNRPGTGAPVPPPPPPPAHHQPGYAPPPPQPAYGAPAAHYPPAAPMYGHRGHYRRAHHGHYRRRGFLHDLFD